The genomic segment AAATCTGAGTGATCTAGAATCCTTTCCTAAGAAACACTATACAACACAGGTCTCTTAGATCAtgaaagaagaaactaaaagtGGAAATGTACTACTGCCACAAgctctatttcttcattttttttttaccactttcAATATTTCAATAAGTGCTACAGATTTAAGAAGTCAGGGTGAATTTTAAACCTGCATGATAAATCTCAAACAGAAATCCACAATGAGAATGTAACAAGAAGAGGTGTAACAGCCGTTAGATCAGAAAATAAAGGAGCTTCTTACCATGTTTATTGATGACACGGGGCCAATGCTGTTAACATAAATGTCAACGTCAATTACGGTCGGTTTTACTGTGGAGAAAAATACATGGATGTTAATACTTCGTGCCGGAGAAAGACAGGGGAGCATATTCAAGTCCCAAAGTCTCATACATAGCAACACAAGGACATGCTGGAAACACACATGGGCAGGGCTTTCTCTGGGACTTCTCTAGTAATTACAATTCAAGCCCTGCCTTTCTTTTCAAAAGTCTCCAAGGACGAGAGATTCTTACTTGTATCTTTTCAGTTCCAGGAAAATAGAATATTCATACACTGCAAGTTGCCAGTCACAGAAGACTATAAAGATACACCGTAACTTAAGCTGATTTTTATGGCAAAGATAGGAGACACACGGTGAGCTACTGCATGAGTAATTTAATGTCAAAGTTTTGCTCTAAAGCTCAACACAAGACAGGAGCAATGTCAGTAACGTTGTTAGGTTATGTGTCCACCACACAGCTGTCTAGCTATCCTTCCAAAGCAAAGCAACTCAAGGCAACGTTCTGGTGAGTCTACACaccaataaaaaatgagaaatattatttattgttatcAATATGACTTAAAGATACATATACGCACAGACATCACAGAGTTTAAATCCAACTCAAAACACAACGGAATGTTAGTAAGGCAAACAATTACTGTTTCAACTATGAAGGCATAACATTTATATAATCACAGGTTGATCTCTCTAATGCCTTTTATCAGAGGCTGCCCTAGCTCATTTGGCTTTAAGGGAAAccagtttctgtttttatggcaGCAAAAGAACTAAGCAAGCCTGATCATGAGACAGCTGAGCCCACGGACCTCTGAGTCGGAGGCTGGTGTCCTCTGAAAGGAGGACATTCCCTTCACTCTCCACTCAGTGACTGACAAAGGATGGGGCAGAGCTAATTCCAGAAAATTTCTGCCCAGGAGGAATATGAACAAGACTCCTGAACCTCTCCCCATGATACAGACCGTTTCTATAGAAACAAGAGTGTCATCTATGCAATTATGTCAATGCGTTTCCTTCAATTGTGCTGAAGGACTCAACATTCACAAATGGAATTCCACACTCTACTTCTGAAACAATGAATGGCAGCTCTGAGCTCTCAGTCTCTTGTAAAAGTGCACATCCACTGGTCTGTGCCCTGGGCAGTGATCCCCAGACCTTCACATAATGAAAGCAATGATAATGAATTTGAACCAACTCCTACAATGTCTGTCAGTACAGCCAAGTCATGTGAGCTGCAAGAGCGGCTGGCATTTTGGAAAACGCCCCAACACAATTCCACGCACGAAATATACAGTGCTTAAGTTTCATGAAAGGAGTATTCTTCATTTTAGACTGAGCTTTGCTAACTGCTATGGAAATTACGTAGCATCTTTCTTCAAATTATTGGATTCAACAAGTGTTCCATCTCCAAACACTGCAGAACCTTTGATTGTGCTATACCAAAGGGTGTTAAGTCAGTTGGTTACGGACCTACTTTCAGCAAGAGAGTTTTCTGGTTGTTTCATACAAGTTATTAGACTTTGGGCTTCCAGAGCTTTTTATATCATTAAATTAAAAGAACCAACAAACATAAAGCCTTAACTGCTTGCAGTGAGAAGCAGCAAACGTAAGTGCAACAGTGCAATGAAGGGTGTAAGAGATAAGAGTTTGCAAtaagtgtacacacacacacacacacactcgcaaaATGCCAAGGAAAATGAAGAGCTTTTAGTAGAAgcttctttctttgagacagggtcttgctttgtctcccatggtggagtgcaatggcgcaatctcagctcaccgcaaccccgcctcccaggttcaagcgattctcctgacttagtcttccaagtagctgggattacaggcgcctgccaccacacccagctaattttgtatttttagcagagataaggtttcaccatgttagccaagttggtctcaaactcctgacctcaagtgatctgcccacctcggcctcccaaagtgctgggaatacaggtgtgggccaccgtgcccgtaGATGGTCTTTTAAGCAGCGTCAGGCTAACGTAAATGAAGCACTAGAATAGTGGCTCCGACAGTAGAAGCCAGGAAGGAGATTGGCCTCAGGCAGCTCAAGGTTTATGATGCAAAGACTCAAGGCTAAGCCCTGACAAGTGATCTTCCACAAAGTTGCCAAGACCGTTCAGTGGGGGAATGGACAGTCTTTTCAacccacagtgctgggaaaactggatatccacaggcaaaagaatgaagttgcaCCCTTACCTTAcgccatatacaaaagttaactcaaaatggatttgaGACCTAACTGTAAggcctaaaactacaaaactatcAGAAGAAAGCATGAGGGAAAGCTTGACATTGGATTTAACAACCGTCTCTTGGATATAACACCAGAAGatcaggcaacaaaagaaaaacaaatgaacttgactgtaacaaaatttaaaacttctgtgcatAGAGGGcacaacagagtaaaaaggcaacccattgagtgggagaaaatatttgcaaatagtaTCTCTGCTAAgtggttaatatccagaatacataaataactcctacaactcaacaacaacaacaaacgaaCCTGATTTAAACGGCCAAAAAACTTAGACATTTCACCCAAGAAAATATAGAAACGgataataagcacatgaaaacatcatcagttattagggaaatgaaaaatcaaaaccacaaaataaCACCTCACACCCATTCGGATGGCTACtattacaaacaaaaacaaacaaacaaacaacaacaacagaaaataacaagtgccAGCCAGGCTATGAAGACTTTATAATCCTTGTGCGCTGTTTATGGGAAGAAAAATGATGTAcccactgtggaaaatagtagAGTGATTCCtcgaaaagctaaaaatagaattaccatatgatccagtagtTCCACGTCTGGGTATGCACCCAAAGGAATTAAAAGGAGGGGTTCAAACAGATGGAACAGCTATGCTAataatattattcacaatagccaaaaggtagaaacaactcaaGTGCTTATCAACAAATAAACGGATTTTAAAAATGTCGTATACATAGACAATGGATTATTATTTTGCCTTAAAGAGGAAGGATATTGTGATATGTGccacaacatgaataaaccttgaggatattatgctaagtgaaataagatagTCACAAAAGAGCAAATactatgattccacttatataagccTCCTACAGGAGTCAaattcaaagagacagaaagtacagTGTTGGTTTCCAGTGACTAGAGAAGGGGAAATGGGAGCTGTTTaacgggtacagagtttcaggtctgcaagatgaaaagagttctggagatggacggcGGTGGTGGCTACACAGCGATGCGAACGGACCTACTGCCACTCAACTGTATATTTAacaatggttaagatggtaaattttgtgtcatgtgtattttactacaatatAATAAACCCTAAGCAATCAAGAGAAGGATGGGGATACGAAGGTAGGAAAGCCAGAAATGGGGTGGTGGGGAGCAATTTGCTGACTGAAAGAAAGCaggttctatttttttaaagaataaaataggcaTGATGGAACTGAGTCCCCTACATTTGGGTTAAAATGGATTCTTCCTTTGAATTCTACCTTCCTTATCTGGTTGCTATTATTTCCTAAGAATTGAGAATTAGTATGTCTGAGAAGAATCATAAACTCGTAAGTTGTGCGGCAAACGTGAACCTTGCAAAGACACCCCGCTAAGCCTCGACAAGCACCAGCCACATTTGCTCCACTGATGGACTGAGGTGGTCCTAAGGGGAGTACGTGGGCTGCCTTTTCTCTTTGCCTCTGTTACAAAACCAAAGCAGACCCAGGCTTGGTTGTTTTTCTCCACTCTCCACGGTCGTCTGCATCCTGGAAGAAGCCAGAGAGCAGAGCCTGTGGAGGACTCTCTGAACCATCACGACGAGCTGAGGGGACAGCCCCAGTGGGAAGGGGGACCTGGCAGCGGCCTTGCTGGGGAGGGAATGCAGGGGGGTCTGTGGACGGACCTAGAGGCACGTGCCAAAAACTAGGGGTGAGCAGATGCTTTGCTTTGCTTATGGCGGAAGTTAAAGGAATCCTGTCATGGTCAAAAgggaataaattgtattttatttgaagaaagttCCCGAAATCAATTCCTTTGGGACTTGATACCCAAAAATCACATTTAATATAGTACAAGATTCCTGCTAAACTCACCTCAGCCCCTCTCCTGATGGTCTTCATATGGTAATAAACATCTCATTTTGCTAACTTTGATGGCTCCTTCTTTGGCCCTGGGCCCCCTGAGGTGGGCACAGATGTCATTTAATAAGTCAGGTGGGTTAATAAGTAAGTTGTGTCCTTTTAAAATGGGGTTAATTCCTGGCGTGGTTCataacaggaagagaggaagcctgGTTGGTCTGATTCTAGACGTTCTCCTAACTTTTCCAACGTGAAATGGCAAGTCGTATTGAGCTGGCTTCTCAAAATCCCAAGAAGGTTCTCTCTAAAACCAGACTTATGACAGCATgatttactttagaaaaattaaggagaggagaagaaaagggtagaaaaaaagacaaaggagttGTGCTTGGCTCAGCAGGGCTCACAAGGTATGGTTCTGCAGTCATCCACCGGGGAAGGCGGCATGGCAGAAAGCCATCCCGGAAGGAAAGAGCCTATGGATTTACACAGAACCCCAGAGCAGGGAGGTGGCAGGCGTCCAGGGCCACAAAGACCAGTAGTCACAGTCACTTAGTTCTTTCTGAGCTGAGTCTTTTGATTAATACCTCTTACAAAAGATAGTTCTCATGcagatttttaacttattttatttattatttatttcgaggaagggcttgctctgttgcccacactggagtgcagtgatgcaatcatggctcactgcagcctggacctcctgggctcaggcaatcctcccgtctcagcctcctaagtaacgaggactacaggcacacaccaacatatcaggctaattttttaacgtttttatagaaacagggtctcgctatgttgcctaggctggtcttgaacttccagatTCAAACAGCCTTCCCACGAGAGTGGAAGCAGGTGTGAGAGGGTCCAGCAGAAGAAAACATGGCTGCCAAAGTGTTTGAGTCCATTGGCAAGTTTGGCCTGGCCTTAGCTGTTGCAGGAGGCGTGGTGAACTCTGCCTTATATAATGTGGATGCTGGGCACAGAGCTGTCATCTTTGACCGGTTCCGTGGAGTACAGGACATTGTGGTAGGGGAAGGGACTCACTTTCTCATCCCATGGGTACAGAAACCAATTATCTTTGACTGCCGTTCTCGACCACGTAATGTGCCAGTCATCACTGGTAGCAAAGATTTACAGAATGTCAACATCACACTGCGCATCCTCTTCCGGCCCGTCGCTAGCCAGCTTCCTCGCATCTTCACCAGCATCGGAGAGGACTATGATGAGCGTGTGCTGCCGTCCATCACAACCGAGATCCTCAAGTCAGTGGTGGCTCGCTTTGATGCTGGAGAACTAATCACCCAGAGGGAGCTGGTCTCCAGGCAGGTGAGCGACGATCTTACAGAGCGAGCAGCCACCTTTGGGCTCATCCTGGATGACGTGTCCTTGACACATCTGACCTTCGGGAAGGAGTTCACAGAAGCGGTGGAAGCCAAACAGGTGGCTCAGCAGGAAGCAGAGAGGGCCAGATTTGTGGTGGAAAAGGCTGAGCAGCAAAAAAAGGCAGCCATCATCTCTGCTGAGGGTGACTCCAAGGCGGCTGAGCTGATTGCCAACTCACTGGCCACTGCAGGGGATGGCCTGATCGAGCTGCGCAAGCTGGAAGCCGCGGAGGACATCGCATACCAGCTCTCACGTTCTCGGAACATCACCTACCTGCCAGCGGGGCAGTCTGTGCTCCTCCAGCTGCCCCAGTGAGGGCCCACCCTGCCTGCACCTCCGCGGGCTGACTGGGCCACAGCCCCGATGATTCTTAACACCGCCTTCCTTCTACCCCCACCCCAGAAATCACTGTGAAATTTCATGATTGGCTTAAAGTGAAGGAAATAAAGGTAAAATCACTTcagatctcttaaaaaaaaaaaaaaacaaacaaacagccttcccacttgggcctcccaaagtgctgtgattacaggcatgagccactgggctcagCCACTCACATAAACTTTCAGTAAGTGTCTGGGGTCTTTTAGGGAAATTAAGTTAACATACAGCAGTGGAGAAGAAAAGATGTATTTCCTCTCTCTGAATCCCTACATTATATGATTACTCCCTATTTTCAGATCATGGGCGCCTTTTAGCGCCCTCAACAAGGAAAGCCAGCCACTGGAAGGCAAGTCTGTGTGATTCGCCCTCACCCTTCCCACAGCATTTGGCACAGTAGGTGACCCCCGGATGTTGTGTAACTATGGTGCGTAAAAATTGCAGTTGTAAAGTTATAATTACTTAACTTTACATGTTAAATGCTCGCGAGCTTGCCAACTGCAACACGAAAAAATacgttcttttctcttttaatgttcttttattgatacataacagACGAACATATTTTTGGGATACACGTgttaatttaatacatttacatagTCCATAAAGATCACATCAGCATAATTGGAATATCCATTGCCTTAAACATTCATCCTTTCTTTGTGCtaggaacatttgaattattctttttcagttattttgaaatatacaatagatcaTTATAAACAACAGTCACCTTACTGATTATATAGCACTGTCTTACTTTTGAacgagaataatttttaaatgtctcctaGAACATGATGACGATTACATGCTGACCCAAGTAGTTGAGCAAATGGCTAATAAAAGATCATCGGAGACAAAGCTGTTCCTGAAAATAATCATCTGTTACAACAAAAATTATATTACCTCCACGGAGAGGAAAAAGTAGAGAGTGACGTTGTGAGAGCAAATGAAACCATGAATATTCATTCATAAACAAGCGAGAGACAGAAAACAacaggccgggggcggtggctcaagcctgtcatcccagcactttgggaggccgaggcgggtggatcacgaggtcaggagatcgagaccatcctggctaacatagtgaaaccccgtctccactaaaaatacagaaaaattagccgggcgtggtggcggcacctctagtcccagctactcaggaggcggaggcaggagaatggcgtgagcctgggaggtggagcttgcagtgagcagagatggtgccactacactccagcctgggccacagagcgagactccatctcaaaaaaaaaaaaaccagaaacagaGATTCCAACAGACAAGCTACAGGACCAACAGGTGTTGACAGGGACAAAAAGGTGGAGGGGGAAGAGGTCTAGGTGTTTACAGCTGTCCATGCAAGGGAATCCCTAAAGAGCTGTCCCAGACCAGCAGTGGGAATGAGACGCGGAGACACTAAGGAACTTTGAGCAGACGTGTCAAGTGAGGCGACATACCCCGGGAGGGCACAGCCTGGCTGCAGAGGGGCTCAGCTGCTCACCAGTTTTATCATCTCGAAAAGTTTCTTCacgtctctgtgcctcagttcccctgGGCGGAAGACAGGCTGATGGCAGAACCTAATTCAAGATGAGGGTAGAGGGCCGGGCTGTTACACAGTAAGCAGCTGGCACTCAGCAAATTTTTAGCTATGGTTGTTAAGGCCCCTGGAATTAAATGTGGAATAGAATGCCAAAATATTGCATTTGCttcttttcaaataatgtttATGTTTAAAAGTCACCCTAGGCACTTAAGTTTCTACTTTTTCATGAAAAGAGTAAATACGACTTAAGTATTTAAATATCAGTCCATGAATTTTCAGAAGATGAATAAATAGCATTAACTCTCATGCCCCCACAGCATAAAAGGCTCTCCCAATAGCTGGGAAcctcccttccatccttcccGCCTTTGGGGACAAGGGTGGGGAACCGGGTTCAACCGtccctttccttttcctaaaCTAAGAGTCCCACTGAGCACAATGATGCATTAGGTAGAGGCTCCCCTACACCCATCACCaaccttcctttcagttctgccttctctccctctgCTAATGTCCACAGACGAAGGATGATAAGATTTATTACATGTCTCTGTGATCAGCACTTTGCATTTAATCAGTATGCAGTAGCGttcttgttcccattttacagagaggaagttaaactatGATTGAGGAGTGACTTAACTGGGATTCGGCAGCTTCACCAAAGCAGAGAATCCAGGATTccaccctcaacctcctggagTTTTCTGTTTTGGTAGTGAGGCTTAAAGAGactctaggccgggcgcagtggctcatgcctgtaatcccagcactttgggaggctgaggcgggcggatcacaaggtgaggagatcgagatcatcccggctaacacggtgaaaccccgtctctaccaaaaatacaaaaaaaattagccgggcgcagtggcggcgcctgtagtcccagctactcgggaggctgaggcaggagaatggcgtgaacccgggaggcggagcttgcagtgagccgagatcgcaccactgcactccagcctgggcgacacagcgagactccgtctcaaaaaaaaaaaaaaaaaaaaaaaagagagacagacctAGAGAACAAATACTTCAATGGGATTAGTACTgttttttatcatcatcatcatcattatcatgatTATCATGACAACTAAtctttcaagaattttttaaacacaaattcTCTGTCTCTGAGGATTATATAAAACCTATCCATAGCATCTCAGTGAAGATttgttttcaaatgctttttttctaacTTGGAGAATACTGTTATGGGGAGTAAGTGGAAGACTTTGGGTAAAAAGCACATGGGATAAGCAAACTTTGTCAACATTGCAGTTTTGCCAACACTCTGAGTCCTTGCAAAGATGTTTTCCATAACTTAGTACTGGAGCCCTGAGATGGTAAAGTCTCTATCGCAGGTCCCATTCCAGCTCAGTTAAGGTCCTATTTGGCCAATTTACTTGGTTCAGACCCTTAAATATAGGGTTTACAGCTAATCCTATTTCCATTCATCCCAGAACTCCAATGCCCTCACTCCTTTCCCAAACACCCTTTAAATACGTGATCCCGAGGAGGCCAGCAGGAGGGGACAAAGATCAAGATAAGGTTATTGTCATTTCGCTGTGGGTCAGATACAACAAGTAACACGGAAGGAGGCAAATAGTGACATTCTACATTTTTGCGCATCCATGTAAAATATACTACTAAGAGACCTTGAGAATTCCtgttctcaaaagaataaaaccacTGCTGTTAAGTTCAGAACCACAAATCCTTCAGAGCTCTGACGGGCAGGTGCTCAAAGGCTCCGATCTCAATTTCCACCTCCTGAAAGGGTTTGAGGGCAAGAATGTAAGAGAATTCCTGAAAGGGTTTGAGGGCAAGAATGTAAGAGAATTGAGGAAGGCAAGTGCCAAGCCTAGTAATGTTATAAACTTGACTCTAAAGTAGCCATATGGCCTTGAGAAAGTCACTTAAATTTGATGGGGTTTTTCTCCATCTATCAACTGAATATTTGAAGTAAGATCTTTTTCCAGCCACGAATTCTGTTCGTTATAACAGGAAAGATAAGTTCTAACAACTCCCTTTGTAATAGCAGCTTCTCGCTTCCACCGTCTGGCAGGGAATGCAGAACTGCGCTGACCAGCAGAGCTGTCAGTTAAGAGCAGATGTGAAGGGCTAACTGCACTATGCCTTTAACTGAGGATGGTATGAAAATCCTCAGTGCCTGACAAACCTCACTGTACCTGAGTGACATGAACAAAGTGACATCAGCAAGACGGCAGAGTAGGAAACCCCAGACCCTACTTTCCACGTGAAGCCGCTGACTTAACCACACGATACAGACCAGCTGCCTCTGTGAGAGATCTCGAACACAATTCAGAGGTCTCTGCAGCACCCCCGGCCAGTGCAAAGCCAACCACACAGAAGTCCCCGTAGGAAAATTCCTGGCGCACACCTGCCAGACTGCCTCCCCGCAAGTACACGGGGGGTGTTCAGGAGAACATTCCCCACTTCTCtctgaggaaagaaggaaaagagtagAACATTTTCAACATTCTGACTTTTCGTGGGGCTGCCCAAGGGACTggtttctgtgttctctgaatttaaaCGCTTACAGGAACAGGGTGGCAGGTTGGTGGACCCAGAACAGGCAATGGACGTGGCTTGTTTTACCACCGGACTCTGCAGTACCACAGAAAGACAGTAGGGGGAGTGCCAGTACCTCAGTTTGCTACACCACCAAAGACACTGCAGTACCACAGACAGACATCAGAGGGAGCCCCTGAGTGGAAAGCAACCCACCCTTCCATTAGTaacttggtgcaaaagtaattgcggttgtggaaattacttttgcaccaacctaatacatttaAGTGCGCAAGTCTGAAGAGCATGCATCCCCAGAAAAGGCTTTAGACGTCTCCAGGATCTCTGGCCATGCTGATTGGTGAAAGTCCTTCCTGCATGAAACCTGACCACAAAGACTGGGTCCAAGCTCACAAATTAAATATCCTAAAACTAATCCTAAAGGCATGAGAATATATGAATTAGCAtatagataattcaaaataactgtcGTAAGGATGCTCAAGGACATAAAAGGCGGCGTAGATGGAAAAAACTAacgaaatttttaaaaaatgaacaaaatgataatatcagaaaagagacagaaactaaGAAGAACCAAACATAATTACCAGGAGTGAGGAATGAATtaagtgaatttaaaaattcacaagaaGCACTCGATAGCAGACTTGATCAGATAGAAGAAAGAACCAGTAAATTCAAGAACAAgactttttaaattatcaagacgaagcaaaaacaaaaaaagagtgaagCAAAGCAGAGAAAGCCTAATGGACTTACGGTAGAGTGTCAAGCAGAATGACATATGCATTATGGGAATTTAAAAGGAACAAATGGGGAAAGAGACTATTTGAAGAAAtgatggctgaaaacttcccaaatctgagGAAAGAAATGGACATACATAATCAAAAAGCTAAAAGAAccataagtagaaaaaaaataaagagatctacaaagagacacATCATAATCCAACTGTCAAAAGTCACAGACAGTgagaatcttgaaagcaaaaagaaaagtgactCATCTTGTACAAGGGAGCTTGTATTAGATTATAACCTCATTTCTCAGCAGCAACCTTACAGGACAGAATGAAGttggataatatattcaaaatgctgaaaggaaaaaaaatcaaccaagaaTATTATATATGGTAAAAACtctccttcaaaaatgaaaaagaatgtaaGACATTCTCAGACAAAGTAAAGCTGAAGTgacagagccactgcactccagcctaggtgacacagtgagactttgtcaagaaagaaagaaagaaagaaagaaagaaagaaagaaagaaagaaagaaagaaagaaagaaagaaagaaagaaagaaagggagagagagagagagagagagagagagagagagagagagagagagagggagggagggagggagggaaagaaagaaagagagagaaagagagaaaagaaagaaaagaaagaaaaggaaggaaggaaggaaggaaggaaggaaggaaggaaggaaggaaggaaggaaggaaggaaggaaagaaggaaggaaggaaggaaggaaggaaggaaggaaggaaggaaggaaggaaggaaggggagccAAGAGAGTTCATCATGACTAGAGCTTCCATGTAAGAAATACTGAAAGTAGTCCTTCAAATTGAAGTGGAAGAATGATAAACAGCAACATTAAACCATATAAATAGatagaaattacttttaaatcaggtatagaatttaaaaaacaaaagcataaaaagtAATTAGAAAACTATGTTAATGTATATGCAGTATACAAAGAGGTAACTGAAGTCATCAACAACATAAAGTGTGGGCAAACAAGTCTTAAAGACAAGTCAAGATTTAAGACTTCTTAAGACAAGTTTTAACACATTAAGAAGATTTAAATTATTCAAAGTATTGTATTTGACCACAATGGGATGAAACAAGAAATCAACTGCAGAagcataatttttatatgcaatTGAAAT from the Chlorocebus sabaeus isolate Y175 chromosome 26, mChlSab1.0.hap1, whole genome shotgun sequence genome contains:
- the LOC103246052 gene encoding prohibitin 1, whose protein sequence is MAAKVFESIGKFGLALAVAGGVVNSALYNVDAGHRAVIFDRFRGVQDIVVGEGTHFLIPWVQKPIIFDCRSRPRNVPVITGSKDLQNVNITLRILFRPVASQLPRIFTSIGEDYDERVLPSITTEILKSVVARFDAGELITQRELVSRQVSDDLTERAATFGLILDDVSLTHLTFGKEFTEAVEAKQVAQQEAERARFVVEKAEQQKKAAIISAEGDSKAAELIANSLATAGDGLIELRKLEAAEDIAYQLSRSRNITYLPAGQSVLLQLPQ